The DNA window GCGCCGGCGGACCGAACACATCGACCAACTTGCCGCTGATGCTGAAGTCATACGGTCCAGACAAGCCGATGACGCCGGCGATGGCCGACAGCGGTACGCCCTCGGCCTCCAGGTAACGCGCATCGGTGCCCAGCAGCGCGGCAATCTGCGCGCCAGCCGAATGCCCGGCGATGAACAGGCGCGCCGGATCGCCGCCATAGTCCCGCGCATGGCGTCGGGCCCAGGCCACGGCGCGGGCGCCGTCGTGCATGAAGCCAGGGAACGGGGTCTGCGGACCCTTGCGGTAGTCGGCCACCATCACCACCGCGCCGGTCGAGGCCAGCCGCCGTCCAATGAAACGGTATTGGTCCCGCGCGCCGTGCTGCCAGCTGCCGCCGTAGAAGAACACCAGCACCGGCGCATCCGGAAGCGGGGTGGCGGGGCGATAGATGTCCAGCGAGAGCCCATGCTGAGCGTCGTAGACCACGCTGGTATCGGGCGCGGCGACGCCACGGTTGGCGATGGCGAAAACCACGCTCTGGCAGCCGCCGAGGATCAGGGCGGCCGATGCAGCCAGGACGAGACGGAACAACGAGGCACAAGCGTTCAATGCAGGCTCCAGAAGTGGGCGGGGAAGCGGGCGCCGCCATCCAACGGCTACCATTGATTGGATGAATACGCAGTCACCCCTGCGCCTGGATGCACTGGCGCGCCGCGGCGCCGCGCAACTGGCCGGTGTCGATGCCCGTTACGAGGCCGAGTTGCTGCTGCTGCACGCGCTGCAGCGCGACCGCGCGTGGCTGTTCGCGCATGGCGCCGATGCGGCCGATGAGGTGCTGCAGGCCGCCTACGCCGCGCTGGTGGCACGGCGGGCAGCGGGCGAACCGATCGCCTACATCACCGGGTCGCGCGGGTTCTGGACGCTGGACCTGCAGGTCACGCCGGCCACGCTGATTCCCCGGCCCGAGACCGAGCGGCTGGTCGAACTGGCGCTGGAGCGGCTGCCAGCCGACATGCCGCTCCAGGTGGCGGACCTGGGGACCGGCAGCGGCGCGATCGCGCTGGCCATTGCCAGCGAGCGTCCGCAGGCGCGCGTGGTGGCCACCGACGCCAGTGAGGCCGCCCTGACGGTTGCCCAGGGCAATGCGCGTGCGCATGCATTGGACAACGTCGCATTCGTGCAGGGCGACTGGTTTGCGCCGCTGGCCGGTCAGCGCTTCGACCTGATCGCCAGCAATCCGCCCTACATCGAGGCCGGCGACGCGCATCTGTCCCAGGGGGATCTGCGCTTCGAGCCGGCCAGCGCGCTGGCCTCTGGCGCAGATGGGCTGGATGACATCCGCCGCATCGTCGGGCAGGCGCCGGCCCATCTGATCGCAGGCGGATGGCTGCTGCTGGAGCATGGTTTGGATCAGGGCGTCGGGGTACGGGCGCTGCTTGAAGAAGTCGGCTTTGTCGAAGTGCAAACCGCACAGGACCTGGAGGCGCGGGACCGGGTGACGCTGGGGCAATGGAACGGGCAGGCAGGCTGAGGCGCCGGGTGCAGGAACGCCTGAAGATGAGCGAGGTCGGGTGGAAGGTCCCGATGTGGCGGCGGCTCCTGCTGTTCGTCAGGGCAGGTGCTGAGCTGGCTGTGCTTCCTGGTGCTCTGTCTGCTGTGCGTGCAGGGCTTGTCTCTGGCCTTCGCACGCCACGCGATGCCGGTCCATGTGTTCGTCGCCGCTTGTCTTGGGACCCTGCCTTCGCTGTATGCCGCACCGCCATGCGTGTTCCTCATGGACGCTGGCCACTGGGCGCGGGTCGCGCCTGGCTTTCCTGAGGCGGTGCGGGTTTACGGCTACGTGCCCGCATCGGGGGACCCAGACAATGCACCGCTGGTCTACCGGCACCGTCTGCCGCGCTGGGCCCGCTGGGAGGAAAACGCGATCTTGATTGTGCCTAGCCATGGCGGCAGGGTGACCGTGCAGGCGCCCAAGGCCGTGGCTGGGAAGCTGCGCGCCCGGCTGTTGCGCATGCTGGCGTGAACGCGGTCGCGCGCGGCGGGTGAGCCGCGTGCAGCCAAGCCTGGAGATGGGCCGATACAATGGCGTTTTTCCGCAGGAACACCGCATGCGCACGCTCTACCCCGCCATCGAGCCCTACAACACCGGCACGCTGCAGGTCGACGATCGCCACGTCCTGTATTTCGAGGAGTGCGGCAATCCGCAGGGCAAGCCGGTGGTCCTGCTGCACGGTGGCCCGGGCGGCGGCTGCAGCCCGAAGATGCGCTGCTTCCACGACCCGGCCAAATACCGCATCGTGCTGTTCGACCAGCGCGGCTCGGGCCGCTCGCGTCCGCATGCGGACCTGGTCGACAACACCACCTGGGATCTGGTGGCCGACATCGAAAAACTGCGTGAGCACCTGGGCATCGAGGCCTGGCAGGTGTTCGGCGGTAGCTGGGGGTCCACCCTGGCCCTGGCCTACGCCGAAACCCACCCGCAGCGCGTGACCGAGCTGGTCCTGCGCGGCATCTTCATGCTGCGCCGCTGGGAGCTGGAATGGTTCTACCAGGAGGGCGCCAGCCGCCTGTTCCCCGATGCATGGGAGCACTACATCAAGGCGATCCCCGAGGTCGAGCGCGCCGACCTGATCTCGGCCTTCCATCGGCGCCTGACCAGCGATGAGCAGGCTACGCGCCTGGCGGCCGCGCGGGCGTGGTCGGTGTGGGAGGGGGCGACCAGCTTCCTGCGCGTGGACGATGATTTCGTCAACGGGCACGAGGATGCGGAATTCGCGCTGGCCTTCGCCCGCATCGAGAACCACTACTTCGTCAACGGGGGCTTCTTCGAGGTCGAGGATCAGCTGCTGCGCGACGCACACCGCATCGCCGACATCCCCGGAGTGATCGTGCACGGCCGCTACGACGTGGTCTGCCCGATTGCCAATGCCTGGGGCCTGCACAAGGCCTGGCCGAAGGCGACGCTGGAGATCAGCCCGACCTCCGGGCACTCCGCATTCGAAGCCGAGAACATCGACGCCCTGGTCCGCGCCACCGACGCCTTCGCCTGATCGCATCGGCGGCCACCCGCGCGGTGGCCGACGGCGGGATCCGTGCGTCGAGCGTCTGGCGGGTGTCGCAGAGGCCGCTGCTCTTCTTGCGGCGCGCGGGTCTCATCGCGCCCCGGGTTTGCAATGCGAGGTGTCCTGCCTGTCCTGCCTGGGTGTCCGCTGTCGCTGCCCGCGACCAAGGCAGGGGAATGGCGACTCGCCTCAGACAGCCTGCAGGGCCGGCACCGCCGAGATGCCCGCCATGCGCGGGGACAGCGAAGGGTCGTCGGTCTGGTCGGTCCAGACGACGAACTTCTCCAGGGTGTTGGCGCCGAAGCTGTTGCTGATGGCCGCGTCGGCCGCGTCGCGGCCGCGGGCGATCAGCACCCGGCCGATGCGGGGGACGTTGTGGCGCGCATCGAAGGTGTACCAGGTGCCGTCCAGATAGGCCTCGAACCAGGCCGAGAAGTCCATCGGTGCGTCGACCGGTGGGATGCCGATGTCGCCCAGGTACCCGGTGCAGTAGCGGGCCGGGATGTTCATGCAGCGGCACAGCGCGATGGCCGAGTGGGCAAAATCCCGGCAGACCCCGCGCCCCTCGCGCAGCGCCTGCGCCGCACCCTTGGTGGCACTGGCGTGGTGGTAGCCGAATTCGATCTGGCCGTGGACGTAGTCGCAGATGGCCTGCACCCGCTGCCAGCCCGGGGGCGTGTGGCCGAACAGGTCCCAGGCCATGCCGACCAGTTGGTCGGTCTCGCAATAGCGGCTGCCCAGCAGAAATAGCAGGGCCTCATCCGGCAGCTCTGGCACGGGGATCTCGCGGGCCAGCGGCATGGTGAGGTCCTGCACGCCGCTGTCCTGGACCACCGCGTCGGCGTGCAGTGTCAGCAGTCCCGCCGGCGCGACCAGGCGCGTGCAGGTGTTGCCAAAGCTGTCGTGGTACTGACGCATCGGCACGCCGGGCAGGGCGCGCAACTCCTGTCCGATGACGATGTCGGTGCGCCGACTGTCATGGATATTGAGCGTCACCAGCATCGGCGTCGGCTGCGGGAAGCGGAAGGCAATCTCGTAACCCAGTCGGATGAGCATGGCGGCGCGGCGTGAGGTCGGGGGAACCTCCGGTATAGCCCTGCGCGGCCTAGGCGGGCGTGAAGTCCGTCGCCAGATCGCTGAACAGGCGCGCCAGACGCGCCGCCCAAGCCGCCTGCCCCTCCTCGTGTGCGATCAGGTCCTGGCGAATCTCCAGTTCCAGGTGCACCAGTCCACGTCGTTCTCCATGCACGGGGATGGCGTAGTCAGTGGCGTCACTGACCGCGTAGGGCTCGTTGTCGCCCACGACCAGTCCCTCGGCTTCCAGCAGTGGCTTGAGCGCCATGGCAAAGCGTGCATCGCGCTGGTACAGCACGCCAGCCTGCCAGGGCCGCACGATTCCCGCATACACCGGGGTGAAGCTGTGCATGGCGATCAGGATGGTCGGCTGGCCGCGTGCGGCGCGCGCATCGAGCTGGGCACCGATGCAGGCGTGGTAGGGCGCGAAGATCTCGGCCACGCGCTGCGCGCGCTGGGCCTCGCTGGCCGCCACGTTGGCGGCGATGTCGGTGCCGTCACTGACCGCGGCGATCGAGCCGGGCGCTCCTGGTGGACGGTTGCAGTCGATGACCAGGCGCGAATAGGTCTGCAGCACCGCCGTGGCATCGAGCAGGGCCGCCAGCTTGCGCGTGGTGCCGGCGACGCCGATGTCCCAGCCGATGTGCCGGTCCAGTTCGGCCTGCGCAAGCCCCAGGCGGTCCAGTGCCGCCGGCACGGCCTGCCCGGCATGGTCGGCGATCAGCAGGAAGGGCGAGGGTGCGCCCTCGCTGATCAGGGCGAACGCAGGGGGATCCTCGGGGCCGAGCAGGCTGGCCTCAGCCACGCGGCGTACCGTCCAGGTGGTGTTCGATCATCCACAGGCCGGCCCAGAGCTTGGCGTCCAGCTGGTAGCCCTCGCCCAGCTTGGACACCAGCCAGGCGGCGGCCTGGGTGCGCGGAATCTCGTGGACGGTGATGTTCTCGTCGCCATCGCCGCCGCCCTCACCGACTTTGGTCAGGCCACTGGCGCGGACGAAGGCGATCTGTTCGCTGGTGCTGCCCGAGGAGACCGGGCCGATCAGCAGCACTTCGGCGTGCTCGGCGGTCCAGCCGGTTTCTTCCTCCAGCTCCCGGATGGCCGAGACCTCGATGGATTCGTCGGCGTGGATGTCGCCCACCAGTCCGGCGGGCATCTCGATGGTGTTGGCCTGCAGCGGCACGCGGAACTGTTCGACGAAGACGATCTTGTCCTGCGGAGTGACGGCGATGATGATCGCGGCCAGGCCGCCGGCGTGGGCGCGTTCGGCGTATTCCCAGGTGCCGCGGCGGATCATGCGCAGGTACTTGCCGTCGTACATGACTTCGGCCGGTTCGGTCTTGGAATTCATCAGGCGGGCTCGTAGGAAGGGAAATGGGGAGCGTCGTCGTCCTGCGGCGGCGCCCAGGGGTGTTCCAGGCCGGCCACGGTGCGCAGCCGGCGGCGCAGGGTCGGGCCGAAGCGCAGCGACTGACAGAGCGCGTCCAGCATGTCGCCATCGGCGTCCAGTCTCGCGAAACCGGGCACTGCGCCGTCCAGCGGCGCATCCAGGGCGATGGTGGTCAACTGCCGCCAGAGCAGCGCGTGCTCACGCTGCTCGCGCAGGCGCATCGCCACCTGGGCCGCGCCGCGCATGCGCAGATAGGCGACCTCGTCGCAGCGTGCTAGCAGCGCATCCAGGCTGCCGAAGTGCGCCAGCAGGATCGCGGCGGTCTTGGCGCCGATGCCGGTCACCCCGGGGATGTTGTCGATGGCATCGCCGCACAGGGCCAGATAGTCGGCGATCTGGTGGGCCTCAACGCCGTGGCGGGCCTTGACCCCGCCCATGCCCCAGCTCACGCGGCGAGCGAAATCCCATTGCTCGTCGTGCGCACCGAGCAGCTGGGAGAGGTCCTTGTCGGCCGAGACGATCACCCCGCGGAATGCCAGCGGGCGGGCCGCATGCAGCGCGCTGCCGATCAGGTCGTCGGCCTCGTAGTGGTGGTGGGCCAGCACCGGCAGGCCCAGCGCGGCGCACAGCGCCTTGCAGTGGGCGAACTGGCGCCGCAGTTCCGGCGGTGCCGGTTCGCGGTTGCCCTTGTAGGCAGGGTAGAGCGCATGGCGGAAGCAACTGTCCAGCGCCTCGTCGAAAGCAATGGCGATATGGCCGGGCCGTTCGCGTTCGAGCAGTTCGGCCAGAAAACGCGCAAAGCCATGCACCGCATTGGTCGGCCAGCCTTCGGTGTCCTGGAACTGGTCGGGCATCGAATGCCAGGCGCGGAACACGTACAGGCTGGCATCGACCAGGTACAGCGGGGTCGGCCGCTGCGCCTGGACGGGGGGCATCTCAGTCACGGCCGGGCCAGTCGGTCAGCAGGTCCGCCGGATCGGGACGCTCGCGCTCGGGGGCTTCCATGGCCGCAGTCCCCAGGTGCATGAAGCCGGCGATCCGCTCGTCCGGGCCAAGGCCCAGAGCCGCGTGCACCTCGGCATCGTATGCCGGCCAGCCGGTCAGCCACTGCGCGCCGAAACCGGCCGCCTGCGCGGCCTGGAGCAGGGCGAAGCACACGCTGCCGGCGGTCAGCCATTGCTCCTCCAGGGGCACTTTGTGACCCGGGCGCAGGCATGCGACGACAGTGACGACCAGCGGCGCATGGGAAAAGCGGTGCCGGTCCTTCTCCACGGCCGAGGCAGGGGCCTGCGGGTCCAGGGCCAGGGTGCGCGCGGCGAGCAGCTCGCCCATCGCCTGACGGGCCTGGCCCTGGATGCGCACGAAGCGGAACGGCACCAGCTTGCCGTGGTCCGGGACGCGCGAGGCACTGCGCAGAATGCGCAGCAGCGTGGCCTGGTCGGGGCCGGGGTCGCGGAGCTGCTTGGACGGGACTGAACGGCGCTGGTCGAGGGCTTGCAGCAGTTCGGGGGTCGGCATAGGCTGGAGTTTAGCTGCTTGGCACGCTTTTTGAGTGATAAGCAGATCGGGTGGGATGTGAACGCTAGTCACACATATCCCTCCGTATCTTCCACTCGATTCAGGCACTCAAGGGGGGGCTTGGTGTCTCGGCATGGCCAGTACATACGCCCAGGACGCAAAAAACGACCGTAACGCCGCGCTGCTCGAGCATGTGCGGCTGTTGGCGATCGTGCCGGCGGGCGAAATCTTCCAGGCCGTCTATGACACCTTGCCCACGGGCCTGGACGAATCTGCCGGCCGCGACGGCGCGGCCTCGATCGATCTGATCGAAGCCAAGCACGAGGTCCGCCGACGCCGCGAGCGCAGCCTGTCCCGGTTCCGGGCGCACTTGGTCAACGCCTGGCAGCTGCTGGAGCTCGGCCGTCCGCTGTCGGTGGAATACAAGCTCGCCGAGATCGACCTGGACGAGGACGGCGCTGCCAAGCTGGGCCTGCTCAGCTACCAGGACATGGAGGTGCGCCTGGCGATCCGGCGCATGGCCGATGCCATCGCCCACCGCTGGCGCCCAGAGCTGATGCGAGTCAACCGCTACGTCGGTCTGCTGGCCGGCGGGCTGAAGCTGGGGGACGACACGCTGCCGTTCGGTCCCCATCACATCGGGGCGGGCCTGTTCGATGCCCTTGAGGAGCTGGTCCTGGCACCGCCGGCGCGCCTGGCGATCATCCGCATCTGCGAAGCCGAACTGCAGGAACGGCTGGGCACGCTCTACGCGGGCCTGGAGCGCCGCCTGGTGCAGGTCGTGCGGGCCTCGGAAGAAGCGCTGCTCAAGCCCCGGACCCTTCGGCGCATCCCCAATGCGCGCTACCTCTCGGGCCAGGACGCCGCCGACCAGGACGAGGCGCCGGACTGGATCGCGCGCTTCTTCGCCCAGTGGCAGCCCCCCGCCGCCTCGCCGGCCGCGGCCGCGGGCGCCGAGCACGCGCGAACGACCAAGGAAATCCTGCCCTCGGAACTGCATGCCCTGCTGCAGCGTTCGCGCGGCGAGTCGCCTGCCGGACGCGCCGACCCGCGTCGTGCCTTGTCCCAGCGCGAACTGCTCTCGGTGCTGTCGCTGATGCAGTCCATGCCCTCGCCGTCCACGGCGCCCTCGACGGCGCGGCTGCCGCAGCAGCTGAAACACGACATCCTGGCGACCGGGGCCAAGCTCGGCATCGATCCTGCGCGCGTGCGGCTGGACCCGGTCGATGAAGACACCCTGGACCTGGTGGCGATGCTGTTCGAGGTCATGCTCGACGAATGCCATCTGCAGGGCGCGCTGCGCGCGTCGATGCTGCGCCTGCTGGTGCCCTACGCCAAGGTCGCCCTGATCGGGCCGGAGCTGTTCCTGCGCGAGAACGATCCACCGCGGCGCCTGCTCAATCTGCTGGCCGATGCGGCCGAATGCCTGGCCGGCGACGAGGCGGCGGAAAAGCAGCTGCGCGCCGAGTTCGATCGCACGCTCGACCGGATCGTCAGCGATTTCGCCGAGCACACCGAGGTGTTCGCCGCGCTGCTGCAGTCCTTCGCCACCGCCTTCGGCAACTATCGTCGTCGGGTGGAGATCGCCGAGCGCCGCGCCACCGAGATGCATCGCGCCCAGGAACGTCGCGACGAGGCGCGTCGGTTCGCCGATGGCGCGGTGAGCGCCCGCACCCAGGGGCGGCATCTGCCGGCCGCCATCGAGGACTTCCTGTCGCGCTACTGGGCGCCGTATGTCGGCATGACGGTCTTGCGCGGGGAGAGTGGCGCGGCGGACCTGTCCGACGCCCTGGCGCTGGCCGACGCGTTGCTGGAGGAACTGGACCTGGCCCGGGTGCATGGCCAGGCCCGCCCATGGCTGGAGCAGTTGCAGCCCTCCTTGTCCAAGCTGCTCGACAACCTGGGACTGAGCGCGGCTGACGCAGCGGCGGCGCGCCAGGCCCTGCGCGACGCGCTGGCCGGCCAGGCGCAGCACGACGAGAGCGTGCTGGCCGAACTGCCACCGCTGCCTCGTCCGTTGCCGACCGCCCAGCCCGAGGCGCCGGTGCCGGTGGCCTGGGAAGAACCGACGCCGCCGACCGAGGTCGACGAGGTGACGGCGGACTATTTCCGGCACATGCCGCTGGGAACGTGGCTGGACTTCGTGTCCCGCGACGGCAGCGTGCGTCCTGGCAAGCTCAGCTGGGTCAGCCCGATCTCGGCGCGGCTGATGTTCGTGGACCGGCGTGGCGGCCGGATGTGCGTGGCATCGGCCGATGAACTGTCGGCCATGGCCCATCTGGACCGGGTGCGCATGCATCGTCACGAGGATGCCTTCTACAGCGCCATGCAGGGCGCGATCGACCAGCTGGAGCACTGAGTCGATGGGGAGAGACCTTTTTGCTTTAAGCTGAAGGTGGATTGCCAATTGCATCACGGTTCAGCGCGATGGCGATTCACTACGATGAAATCGCGGTACA is part of the Pseudoxanthomonas sp. JBR18 genome and encodes:
- the prmC gene encoding peptide chain release factor N(5)-glutamine methyltransferase, with product MNTQSPLRLDALARRGAAQLAGVDARYEAELLLLHALQRDRAWLFAHGADAADEVLQAAYAALVARRAAGEPIAYITGSRGFWTLDLQVTPATLIPRPETERLVELALERLPADMPLQVADLGTGSGAIALAIASERPQARVVATDASEAALTVAQGNARAHALDNVAFVQGDWFAPLAGQRFDLIASNPPYIEAGDAHLSQGDLRFEPASALASGADGLDDIRRIVGQAPAHLIAGGWLLLEHGLDQGVGVRALLEEVGFVEVQTAQDLEARDRVTLGQWNGQAG
- a CDS encoding N-formylglutamate amidohydrolase, which codes for MAEASLLGPEDPPAFALISEGAPSPFLLIADHAGQAVPAALDRLGLAQAELDRHIGWDIGVAGTTRKLAALLDATAVLQTYSRLVIDCNRPPGAPGSIAAVSDGTDIAANVAASEAQRAQRVAEIFAPYHACIGAQLDARAARGQPTILIAMHSFTPVYAGIVRPWQAGVLYQRDARFAMALKPLLEAEGLVVGDNEPYAVSDATDYAIPVHGERRGLVHLELEIRQDLIAHEEGQAAWAARLARLFSDLATDFTPA
- a CDS encoding 5'-3' exonuclease H3TH domain-containing protein, producing MPPVQAQRPTPLYLVDASLYVFRAWHSMPDQFQDTEGWPTNAVHGFARFLAELLERERPGHIAIAFDEALDSCFRHALYPAYKGNREPAPPELRRQFAHCKALCAALGLPVLAHHHYEADDLIGSALHAARPLAFRGVIVSADKDLSQLLGAHDEQWDFARRVSWGMGGVKARHGVEAHQIADYLALCGDAIDNIPGVTGIGAKTAAILLAHFGSLDALLARCDEVAYLRMRGAAQVAMRLREQREHALLWRQLTTIALDAPLDGAVPGFARLDADGDMLDALCQSLRFGPTLRRRLRTVAGLEHPWAPPQDDDAPHFPSYEPA
- a CDS encoding NUDIX hydrolase, whose protein sequence is MNSKTEPAEVMYDGKYLRMIRRGTWEYAERAHAGGLAAIIIAVTPQDKIVFVEQFRVPLQANTIEMPAGLVGDIHADESIEVSAIRELEEETGWTAEHAEVLLIGPVSSGSTSEQIAFVRASGLTKVGEGGGDGDENITVHEIPRTQAAAWLVSKLGEGYQLDAKLWAGLWMIEHHLDGTPRG
- the pip gene encoding prolyl aminopeptidase; protein product: MRTLYPAIEPYNTGTLQVDDRHVLYFEECGNPQGKPVVLLHGGPGGGCSPKMRCFHDPAKYRIVLFDQRGSGRSRPHADLVDNTTWDLVADIEKLREHLGIEAWQVFGGSWGSTLALAYAETHPQRVTELVLRGIFMLRRWELEWFYQEGASRLFPDAWEHYIKAIPEVERADLISAFHRRLTSDEQATRLAAARAWSVWEGATSFLRVDDDFVNGHEDAEFALAFARIENHYFVNGGFFEVEDQLLRDAHRIADIPGVIVHGRYDVVCPIANAWGLHKAWPKATLEISPTSGHSAFEAENIDALVRATDAFA
- a CDS encoding alpha/beta hydrolase, with protein sequence MFRLVLAASAALILGGCQSVVFAIANRGVAAPDTSVVYDAQHGLSLDIYRPATPLPDAPVLVFFYGGSWQHGARDQYRFIGRRLASTGAVVMVADYRKGPQTPFPGFMHDGARAVAWARRHARDYGGDPARLFIAGHSAGAQIAALLGTDARYLEAEGVPLSAIAGVIGLSGPYDFSISGKLVDVFGPPAQWPQAQAIGFVDGDEPPFLLVAGTDDKIVAPRQTDALAARLRAQGDAVQVLHLPGGSHFTPLIDLYKPERDPALLQRIAAFLRAP
- a CDS encoding nitroreductase, encoding MPTPELLQALDQRRSVPSKQLRDPGPDQATLLRILRSASRVPDHGKLVPFRFVRIQGQARQAMGELLAARTLALDPQAPASAVEKDRHRFSHAPLVVTVVACLRPGHKVPLEEQWLTAGSVCFALLQAAQAAGFGAQWLTGWPAYDAEVHAALGLGPDERIAGFMHLGTAAMEAPERERPDPADLLTDWPGRD
- a CDS encoding transglutaminase family protein, with the translated sequence MLIRLGYEIAFRFPQPTPMLVTLNIHDSRRTDIVIGQELRALPGVPMRQYHDSFGNTCTRLVAPAGLLTLHADAVVQDSGVQDLTMPLAREIPVPELPDEALLFLLGSRYCETDQLVGMAWDLFGHTPPGWQRVQAICDYVHGQIEFGYHHASATKGAAQALREGRGVCRDFAHSAIALCRCMNIPARYCTGYLGDIGIPPVDAPMDFSAWFEAYLDGTWYTFDARHNVPRIGRVLIARGRDAADAAISNSFGANTLEKFVVWTDQTDDPSLSPRMAGISAVPALQAV
- a CDS encoding DUF1631 family protein; translated protein: MASTYAQDAKNDRNAALLEHVRLLAIVPAGEIFQAVYDTLPTGLDESAGRDGAASIDLIEAKHEVRRRRERSLSRFRAHLVNAWQLLELGRPLSVEYKLAEIDLDEDGAAKLGLLSYQDMEVRLAIRRMADAIAHRWRPELMRVNRYVGLLAGGLKLGDDTLPFGPHHIGAGLFDALEELVLAPPARLAIIRICEAELQERLGTLYAGLERRLVQVVRASEEALLKPRTLRRIPNARYLSGQDAADQDEAPDWIARFFAQWQPPAASPAAAAGAEHARTTKEILPSELHALLQRSRGESPAGRADPRRALSQRELLSVLSLMQSMPSPSTAPSTARLPQQLKHDILATGAKLGIDPARVRLDPVDEDTLDLVAMLFEVMLDECHLQGALRASMLRLLVPYAKVALIGPELFLRENDPPRRLLNLLADAAECLAGDEAAEKQLRAEFDRTLDRIVSDFAEHTEVFAALLQSFATAFGNYRRRVEIAERRATEMHRAQERRDEARRFADGAVSARTQGRHLPAAIEDFLSRYWAPYVGMTVLRGESGAADLSDALALADALLEELDLARVHGQARPWLEQLQPSLSKLLDNLGLSAADAAAARQALRDALAGQAQHDESVLAELPPLPRPLPTAQPEAPVPVAWEEPTPPTEVDEVTADYFRHMPLGTWLDFVSRDGSVRPGKLSWVSPISARLMFVDRRGGRMCVASADELSAMAHLDRVRMHRHEDAFYSAMQGAIDQLEH